Proteins encoded together in one Camelina sativa cultivar DH55 chromosome 9, Cs, whole genome shotgun sequence window:
- the LOC104712487 gene encoding uncharacterized protein LOC104712487: MIAAIRAAILKPQDYCSHLKTAFFHSTPILQRKHQSNSKARKRKRAKQDLRRNVNAFAEHLFGIWSDGFDYSSKHTSWFQKQFSRVSKRNRNGGSRHTPQHLDKRCFDFSQVDEGYEIEYFLRNALGGSRGFSWSNNTHQDGGARSGRYSNNFRKSWGSRYRLDQEEEEEEEDEYSSRELRDKEPNQESHRLALGLSSSGPLNLEDVKIAYRACALKWHPDRHHASTKNAAEEKFKLCTVAYQSLCEKLATN; this comes from the exons ATGATCGCCGCCATAAGAGCAGCGATTCTCAAGCCACAAGACTACTGTTCTCACCTCAAAACTGCCTTTTTCCATTCTACTCCCATCTTACAACGCAAACATCAATCc aattcgAAAGCTCGGAAAAGAAAGAGGGCAAAGCAAGATTTGCGTCGTAATGTGAATGCTTTTGCAGAACACTTATTTGGG ATTTGGAGTGATGGTTTTGATTACTCAAGTAAACACACCTCGTGGTTTCAGAAACAGTTCTCCAGGGTCTCCAAAAGAAATCGTAATGGTGGTAGTAGACACACTCCTCAACATTTGGATAAAA GATGTTTTGATTTTAGCCAAGTTGATGAAGGATATGAAATTGAATACTTTTTACGGAATGCATTGGGTGGATCTCGTGGTTTCTCTTGGTCAAACAACACTCATCAAGATGGGGGAGCTCGCTCAGGGAGGTATTCTAACAACTTTAGAAAATCTTGGGGCTCGAGGTATCGATtagaccaagaagaagaagaagaagaggaagatgagtaTTCTTCAAGAGAATTGAGAGACAAAGAGCCAAACCAGGAGTCTCATAGACTAGCACTTGGTTTGAGTTCCTCAGGTCCCTTAAACCTTGAAGATGTCAAAATCGC ATACCGAGCTTGTGCGTTAAAATGGCATCCAGATCGTCACCACGCCTCTACCAAG AATGCAGCCGAGGAAAAATTCAAGCTCTGCACTGTGGCATATCAATCTTTATGCGAAAAGCTAGCCACAAACTAA
- the LOC104712488 gene encoding uncharacterized protein LOC104712488 produces the protein MGEELADTMNLDLNLGPGPESDLQPATNETVNLADWTNDPSERSSEAVTRIRTRHRTRFRQLNLPIPILSETHTMAIELNQLMGTSVNGAAMQTGEGSERGNEDLKMCENGDGAIGDGVSEKKADVEKSSGCDGNFFDCNICLDLSKEPVLTCCGHLYCWPCLYQWLQISDAKECPVCKGEVTPKTVTPIYGRGNHKREIEESLDTKIPMRPHARRIESLRNTIQRSPFTIPMEEMIRRIQNRFDRDSTPAPDFSNREASERVSDRANSILNRLMTSRGVRSEQNQASAAAAAIVAASEDIDLNPNIAPDLEGETTTRFHPLLIRRQLQSHRVARISTFTSALSSAERLVDAYFRTHPLGRNHQEQNHHAPVVVDDRDSFSSIAAVINSESQVDTAVEIDSMVTLSTSSSRRRNENGSRVSDVDSADSRPPRRRRFT, from the coding sequence atgggTGAGGAGTTAGCTGACACAATGAACCTGGATTTGAATCTAGGGCCTGGTCCTGAGTCTGATCTCCAACCGGCAACAAACGAGACTGTGAATTTGGCTGATTGGACTAACGACCCTTCTGAGAGATCTTCCGAGGCTGTGACGAGGATCAGGACTCGGCATAGGACGAGATTCAGACAGCTTAATCTCCCTATCCCCATTCTATCTGAAACCCATACCATGGCTATAGAACTGAACCAACTGATGGGAACTTCTGTAAATGGAGCTGCTATGCAGACCGGTGAGGGTAGTGAAAGAGGCAATGAGGATCTGAAAATGTGTGAGAATGGCGACGGAGCCATTGGGGATGGTGTCTCAGAGAAGAAAGCCGATGTCGAGAAAAGCAGTGGCTGTGATGGTAACTTTTTCGActgtaatatatgtttggatTTGTCGAAGGAGCCAGTTCTCACCTGTTGTGGCCATCTTTACTGTTGGCCTTGTTTGTATCAATGGCTACAAATTTCGGATGCAAAGGAGTGTCCTGTTTGCAAAGGAGAGGTGACCCCCAAAACCGTGACACCCATCTATGGGCGTGGAAACCATAAAAGGGAAATCGAAGAGAGTTTAGATACTAAGATCCCCATGAGACCACACGCGAGACGCATCGAGAGCTTGAGGAATACAATTCAAAGGTCGCCTTTTACAATACCGATGGAAGAAATGATTAGACGTATACAGAATAGGTTTGACAGGGATTCAACCCCGGCCCCTGATTTTAGCAACCGCGAGGCATCAGAAAGAGTGAGTGATCGAGCCAATTCGATTCTTAACCGGTTGATGACATCTAGGGGAGTTAGATCAGAGCAGAACCAGGCTagtgcagcagcagcagccatCGTTGCAGCATCAGAGGATATCGATCTGAACCCGAACATTGCTCCCGATCTTGAAGGAGAAACCACCACGAGATTCCACCCTCTGCTGATCAGGAGACAGCTACAGTCACACCGAGTTGCAAGGATCTCGACTTTCACATCTGCATTGAGTTCTGCAGAGAGGCTTGTAGATGCTTATTTTAGAACTCATCCATTGGGGAGGAACCACCAAGAGCAAAACCATCATGCTCCTGTTGTGGTTGATGATAGAGACTCATTCTCAAGCATTGCAGCTGTTATAAACTCTGAGAGTCAAGTGGATACCGCAGTTGAGATTGACTCTATGGTTACTCTCTCGACATCTTCGTCTAGGAGAAGGAACGAGAATGGTTCGAGGGTTTCTGATGTAGACAGTGCAGATTCTCGTCCGCCTAGGAGAAGGAGATTTActtga